A genomic stretch from Anaerococcus mediterraneensis includes:
- the rpsL gene encoding 30S ribosomal protein S12, whose amino-acid sequence MPTINQLVRKGRKSEKSKTDTPALGYNYNTLKSRITKNQSPQKRGVCTSVRTVTPKKPNSALRKIARVRLTNGAEVLSYIPGIGHNLQEHSVVLIRGGRVKDLPGVRYHIIRGTLDTAGVEGRKQGRSKYGAKRG is encoded by the coding sequence ATGCCAACAATTAATCAACTTGTTAGAAAAGGAAGAAAGAGTGAAAAATCTAAAACAGATACTCCAGCTCTAGGTTACAACTACAACACACTAAAAAGTAGAATTACTAAAAACCAATCACCACAAAAACGTGGGGTTTGTACATCAGTAAGAACTGTAACACCTAAAAAGCCAAACTCAGCGCTTAGAAAGATTGCCAGAGTACGTCTTACAAATGGAGCTGAGGTACTTTCTTACATTCCAGGAATTGGACACAACCTTCAAGAGCACAGTGTTGTACTAATTAGAGGTGGTAGGGTAAAGGACCTTCCAGGTGTTAGATACCATATCATCAGAGGTACACTAGATACAGCTGGTGTTGAAGGTAGAAAACAAGGTAGATCTAAATACGGAGCAAAAAGAGGCTAG
- the tpx gene encoding thiol peroxidase: MKITFGGNPVNLIGQEVKVGDKAPEFVAVKEDLSEFNLKDCLGKVIVISAAPSLDTSVCAFQAKRFNEEASKLSADVQIINITVDLPFAQKRFCEANNIGNTLTVSDYKDRDFGEKYGFMIDEFKLLARGIVVIDKEGIIQHVEYVPEVTNEVNFDAALEKVKELI, encoded by the coding sequence ATGAAAATAACATTCGGTGGAAACCCAGTAAATTTAATTGGCCAAGAGGTAAAAGTAGGAGATAAAGCACCAGAATTTGTTGCTGTGAAAGAAGATTTGTCAGAATTTAACCTAAAAGATTGTCTTGGCAAAGTTATTGTGATTTCAGCTGCACCATCACTAGATACATCAGTTTGTGCCTTCCAAGCTAAAAGATTTAACGAAGAAGCTAGCAAACTTTCTGCAGATGTTCAAATCATAAACATCACAGTAGACTTGCCATTTGCACAAAAAAGATTCTGCGAAGCAAACAATATAGGCAATACCCTAACAGTATCTGACTATAAGGATAGGGATTTTGGTGAAAAATACGGATTTATGATCGACGAATTCAAACTTCTAGCTAGGGGTATCGTTGTAATAGACAAAGAAGGAATCATCCAACACGTAGAGTACGTCCCAGAAGTAACAAACGAAGTAAACTTCGATGCTGCTTTAGAAAAAGTCAAAGAATTAATCTAA
- the fusA gene encoding elongation factor G: MPRQVALKDTRNIGIMAHIDAGKTTCTERILYYTGKIYKIGDTHDGTAVMDSMEQEKERGITIGSAATTAFWKNHRINIIDTPGHVDFTVEVERSLRVLDSAVALFDAKSGVEPQSETVWRQADKYNIPRICFINKMDATGADFFMAVDTIKDKLKANAVPLEIPIGSEQTFEGAVDLITMQAVTYSSEDLGAHPKYSEIPDELKAQAEEYRNNLLEELSEVDDTIMMKYLEGEDVTEEEMKNAIRKATISQKIFPCLLGSAYKNKGVQPLLDAIVDYMPSPVDVPAIDGVDPKDPEVKLERHPGDDEPTAALAFKVVTDPYVGKLIYVRLYSGTIESGSYIYNASKGKRERVGRIMQMHSNKQEEIKAAYSGDIVALLGLKDTTTGDSLCDQDNQIILEQMEFPDPVISVAIEPKTRASQDKMIIGLQKLAEEDPTFQTKSDEETGQTIISGMGELHLEVIVDRLLREFKVEANIGNPQVAYRESITKEAEAQGKFVRQSGGSGQYGDVMLKVEPGEEGSGITFESKIVGGAIPKEYIRPVEEGVREAASAGVLGGYPMVDLHVTLFDGSYHEVDSSEVAFHVAGSIGFKNAVEKAGPVLLEPIEKVEITTPDEYLGDVMGDVSSRRGKIDGMNPKDGIHVLDAFIPLSEMFGYATDLRSKTQGRATYSMSFDHYAEVPTSIRDEVINK; the protein is encoded by the coding sequence ATGCCTAGACAGGTTGCACTTAAAGATACCAGAAATATAGGAATTATGGCCCACATAGACGCAGGTAAGACTACCTGTACAGAAAGAATCCTATACTATACTGGTAAAATTTATAAAATCGGAGATACTCACGATGGAACTGCTGTAATGGACTCCATGGAGCAAGAAAAAGAGCGTGGTATCACAATAGGATCTGCTGCAACAACAGCATTTTGGAAAAACCATAGAATAAATATCATCGATACTCCAGGCCACGTTGACTTTACAGTAGAGGTTGAAAGATCTCTAAGAGTATTAGACTCAGCTGTAGCCCTATTCGATGCTAAAAGTGGTGTAGAACCACAATCTGAAACTGTTTGGAGACAAGCTGACAAATATAACATCCCAAGAATTTGTTTCATAAACAAAATGGATGCTACAGGTGCAGACTTCTTCATGGCAGTTGATACAATTAAAGATAAATTAAAAGCTAATGCAGTACCACTTGAGATTCCTATAGGAAGCGAGCAAACATTTGAGGGTGCTGTAGACCTAATAACTATGCAAGCAGTAACATACTCATCAGAAGACCTTGGAGCTCATCCAAAATACTCTGAGATCCCAGATGAATTAAAAGCTCAAGCAGAAGAATATAGAAACAATCTTCTAGAAGAATTATCTGAAGTAGATGATACTATTATGATGAAATATCTAGAAGGTGAAGACGTTACAGAAGAAGAGATGAAAAATGCTATCAGAAAAGCTACAATCTCTCAAAAAATATTCCCATGTTTATTAGGCTCTGCCTACAAGAACAAGGGTGTACAACCATTACTAGATGCTATAGTTGATTACATGCCATCTCCAGTAGATGTTCCAGCTATTGACGGTGTTGATCCAAAAGACCCAGAAGTTAAGCTAGAAAGACATCCGGGAGATGATGAACCAACAGCAGCACTAGCATTTAAAGTAGTAACAGACCCATATGTAGGTAAATTGATCTATGTTAGACTATACTCAGGCACAATAGAATCTGGTTCTTATATCTACAATGCCTCAAAAGGTAAGAGAGAAAGAGTCGGACGTATCATGCAAATGCACTCTAATAAGCAAGAAGAAATTAAAGCAGCTTATTCAGGTGATATAGTCGCACTTTTAGGTCTAAAAGATACAACAACAGGGGACTCCCTATGTGACCAAGATAATCAAATTATCCTTGAACAAATGGAATTCCCAGATCCAGTTATCTCAGTTGCTATAGAGCCAAAAACAAGAGCTTCTCAAGATAAGATGATCATCGGACTTCAAAAACTTGCAGAAGAAGATCCAACCTTCCAAACCAAGTCAGACGAAGAAACTGGTCAAACAATTATCTCTGGAATGGGTGAGCTTCACCTAGAGGTAATCGTAGATAGACTTCTAAGAGAGTTCAAAGTTGAGGCAAATATAGGTAACCCACAAGTAGCTTACAGAGAATCAATCACTAAAGAAGCAGAAGCACAAGGTAAGTTCGTTAGACAATCAGGTGGTTCTGGACAATATGGTGATGTTATGCTTAAGGTTGAGCCAGGTGAAGAAGGTTCAGGTATTACATTTGAATCTAAAATAGTTGGTGGTGCAATTCCAAAAGAATACATCAGACCAGTTGAAGAAGGTGTTAGAGAAGCTGCATCAGCAGGTGTTCTTGGTGGTTACCCAATGGTGGACCTTCATGTAACACTATTTGATGGTTCTTACCACGAAGTCGACTCATCAGAAGTTGCCTTCCACGTAGCAGGATCTATAGGATTTAAAAACGCTGTTGAAAAAGCAGGCCCAGTCCTACTAGAACCAATAGAAAAAGTTGAAATCACAACTCCAGACGAGTATCTTGGAGATGTAATGGGAGACGTTTCATCTAGAAGAGGAAAGATAGATGGTATGAATCCAAAAGACGGTATCCACGTACTTGATGCTTTCATTCCGCTATCAGAAATGTTCGGATATGCAACTGACCTAAGAAGTAAGACCCAAGGTAGAGCAACATATTCAATGAGCTTTGACCACTACGCAGAAGTTCCAACATCTATAAGAGATGAAGTAATTAACAAATAA
- the rpsG gene encoding 30S ribosomal protein S7: MSRKGHIPKREVMPDAKYNDRIVTKLINNVMLDGKKGLATKIVYDAFDKVEETTGNNALEVFQQAMENIMPTLEVKARRIGGANYQVPMEVRPERRQTLALRWLVNFARARGERTMVERLSKEIIDASNNAGAAVKRKEEMHRAAEANKAFAHFRY; encoded by the coding sequence GTGTCAAGAAAAGGACATATACCAAAAAGAGAGGTAATGCCTGATGCCAAGTATAACGATAGAATTGTAACAAAACTTATAAATAATGTTATGCTAGATGGCAAAAAAGGCCTTGCTACAAAAATAGTTTATGATGCTTTCGATAAAGTAGAAGAAACTACAGGAAATAATGCTTTAGAAGTTTTCCAACAAGCTATGGAAAATATTATGCCAACCCTTGAGGTAAAGGCAAGAAGAATCGGTGGTGCAAACTACCAAGTACCTATGGAAGTTAGACCAGAAAGAAGACAAACTTTAGCCCTAAGATGGTTAGTAAACTTTGCTAGAGCTAGAGGCGAAAGAACTATGGTTGAAAGACTTTCTAAAGAAATAATCGATGCATCAAACAATGCGGGTGCCGCAGTTAAGAGAAAAGAAGAGATGCATAGGGCAGCAGAAGCCAACAAGGCTTTCGCGCACTTCAGATATTAA